A genomic region of Notamacropus eugenii isolate mMacEug1 chromosome 3, mMacEug1.pri_v2, whole genome shotgun sequence contains the following coding sequences:
- the RASD2 gene encoding GTP-binding protein Rhes encodes MMKTTSSGNCTLSVPAKNSYRMVVLGASRVGKSSIVSRFLNGRFEDQYTPTIEDFHRKVYNIRGDMYQLDILDTSGNHPFPAMRRLSILTGDVFILVFSLDNRESFDEVKRLQKQILEVKSCLKNKTKETADLPMVICGNKNDHAELYRQVPTTEAELLVSGDENCAYFEVSAKKNTNVDEMFYVLFSMAKLPHEMSPALHRKISVQYGDAFHQKSFCMRRVKEMDAYGMVSPFARRPSVNSDLKYIKSKVLREGQAREREKCTIQ; translated from the exons ATGATGAAGACTACGTCCAGTGGGAACTGTACACTCAGTGTGCCTGCCAAGAACTCCTACCGCATGGTGGTCTTAGGGGCTTCAAGGGTGGGCAAGAGCTCTATTGTCTCTCGGTTCCTCAACGGCCGTTTTGAAGACCAGTACACCCCCACGATTGAGGACTTTCACCGGAAAGTCTACAACATCCGAGGGGATATGTATCAGCTGGACATCTTGGACACATCGGGCAACCACCCCTTCCCAGCCATGAGGAGGCTGTCCATCCTCACAG GAGATGTCTTCATCCTAGTGTTCAGCCTGGATAATCGAGAGTCCTTTGATGAAGTCAAACGCCTGCAAAAGCAGATCCTCgaggtcaaatcctgcctgaaGAACAAGACCAAGGAGACGGCCGACCTGCCCATGGTGATCTGCGGCAACAAGAATGACCACGCGGAGCTCTATCGCCAGGTGCCCACCACCGAGGCTGAGCTCCTAGTTTCGGGGGACGAGAACTGCGCCTACTTCGAAGTGTCGGCCAAAAAGAACACCAATGTGGATGAGATGTTCTACGTGCTCTTCAGCATGGCCAAGCTCCCACACGAGATGAGCCCAGCCTTGCACCGGAAGATCTCGGTTCAGTACGGAGACGCCTTCCACCAGAAATCCTTCTGCATGCGCCGAGTAAAGGAGATGGATGCCTATGGGATGGTCTCGCCGTTCGCCCGCCGGCCCAGCGTCAACAGTGACCTCAAATACATCAAGTCCAAAGTGTTGAGGGAGGGCCAAGCCCGAGAGAGGGAGAAATGCACCATTCAGTAA